In one window of Synechococcus sp. M16CYN DNA:
- the pyrE gene encoding orotate phosphoribosyltransferase, with product MPTLPGLSEEQRGELTRRLALYAYQRGDFTLASGRQSRYYVNCKPVSLSGTGLSLISTAMLNYVDAKAVAVAGLTLGADPLVSGVAMAASLANQDLDALIVRKEAKDHGTGTWLEGPLPQPGAVITVLEDVVTTGGSSLKAVKQLREAGYAVTRVVTIVDREEGGAASIEAAGLELISLYRLSEISICAAKLNR from the coding sequence ATGCCTACTTTGCCCGGACTCTCCGAGGAGCAGCGCGGCGAACTAACAAGGCGCTTGGCTTTGTATGCATACCAACGCGGCGACTTTACCTTGGCTTCTGGACGCCAGAGCAGGTACTATGTGAATTGCAAGCCCGTCAGTTTGAGTGGTACGGGGCTTTCCCTAATCAGCACTGCGATGTTGAATTATGTAGATGCGAAAGCCGTTGCCGTCGCAGGGCTCACCCTTGGAGCCGACCCTCTGGTGAGTGGGGTGGCCATGGCTGCATCCCTAGCCAACCAAGACTTGGATGCGCTCATCGTCCGAAAAGAAGCTAAAGACCACGGAACAGGTACTTGGCTCGAAGGTCCTCTTCCTCAACCCGGTGCCGTAATAACAGTGTTAGAAGATGTTGTCACGACCGGGGGATCATCCCTGAAAGCCGTTAAGCAACTGCGCGAGGCAGGTTACGCAGTGACTCGCGTGGTCACGATCGTAGACCGCGAAGAAGGAGGAGCCGCCTCCATTGAGGCGGCAGGCCTTGAACTAATCAGCCTGTACCGCCTCTCAGAAATCTCCATATGTGCAGCAAAGCTGAATAGATGA
- a CDS encoding carotenoid oxygenase family protein: MTITPTRIYSREDWSSAFVNVQEELTNVTLNPARGEIPTDLKGTFYRNGPGRLERNGYRVHHPFDGDGMIAAMRFENGAVAFTNRFVRTEGWLAEEKAGKVLYRGVFGSQKPGGRFSNAFDLRLKNIANTNVVRLGDQLLALWEAAEPYTMDPVSLDTRGLSHLNGVLKKGESFSAHPRFDPSHQERPRMVTFGVKTFPPFPSSTIRLMEFATDGPDAGALLNDRSDKFPCFAFLHDFAITPNWAVFLQNSLSFDPFPFVTGRKGAAQCLASRPGGKGQFWLIPRDSGRFAGKEPLIIKAPSGFVFHHLNAFEEGNDIIIDSIVYDSFPLIGPDDDFTQVDFDNLPEGILHRCHLDLSRRIVQKNERITSRTCEFAMVNPLRQGLSARYAWMAVAEREVGNDPLQAIQKLDLITGNTRTWSAAPRGFVSEPLMVSRPGVSVEDDGWVLDIVWNGARKASDLVILDASDLSEVALFELPLAIPHGLHGSWAEFP; this comes from the coding sequence GTGACCATTACCCCTACTCGTATTTATAGCCGCGAGGATTGGTCGAGCGCTTTCGTTAATGTGCAGGAGGAACTCACAAACGTGACGCTTAATCCGGCGCGTGGTGAAATCCCCACAGACCTGAAAGGCACATTCTATCGAAATGGCCCCGGTCGCCTGGAACGCAATGGTTATCGGGTTCATCACCCTTTTGATGGTGACGGCATGATTGCCGCGATGCGCTTTGAGAATGGTGCTGTTGCCTTTACAAATCGGTTCGTCCGCACAGAAGGCTGGCTCGCGGAGGAAAAGGCCGGCAAAGTCCTCTATCGCGGTGTCTTCGGGAGTCAAAAACCCGGTGGACGCTTCTCTAATGCTTTTGATCTGCGGTTAAAGAATATTGCCAACACCAATGTGGTGCGGCTCGGCGACCAACTTTTGGCTTTGTGGGAAGCAGCAGAGCCTTACACAATGGATCCCGTCAGTCTCGACACCCGTGGTTTGTCACATCTGAATGGTGTGCTGAAAAAGGGAGAATCCTTCAGTGCGCACCCACGCTTCGATCCCAGTCATCAAGAACGCCCACGCATGGTGACCTTTGGTGTGAAGACATTCCCTCCATTTCCTAGTAGCACTATTCGTTTAATGGAGTTCGCCACCGACGGTCCCGATGCTGGCGCACTTCTCAACGACCGTTCGGATAAATTCCCGTGCTTTGCATTTCTGCATGATTTTGCAATTACACCCAATTGGGCTGTATTTCTGCAAAATAGTCTCTCGTTCGATCCTTTCCCCTTTGTGACCGGTAGGAAAGGGGCGGCGCAGTGCTTAGCCTCACGGCCCGGGGGTAAAGGACAATTTTGGTTGATTCCTCGTGACTCTGGTCGTTTCGCTGGCAAAGAACCCCTAATCATTAAGGCACCTAGCGGCTTTGTTTTTCACCACTTAAATGCTTTTGAGGAAGGTAATGACATTATTATCGATAGCATAGTCTACGATAGCTTCCCGCTAATTGGCCCGGACGACGATTTTACTCAGGTTGATTTCGATAACCTTCCAGAAGGAATTTTACATCGCTGTCATTTAGATTTGAGCCGTAGGATTGTTCAAAAAAATGAGCGAATCACAAGTCGCACTTGTGAGTTTGCCATGGTTAATCCCCTGCGTCAGGGGCTGTCAGCTCGCTATGCATGGATGGCTGTAGCCGAACGAGAGGTTGGCAATGATCCGCTACAGGCAATCCAGAAACTTGACCTAATTACAGGGAATACGAGGACGTGGAGTGCAGCACCCCGAGGATTTGTGAGCGAACCGTTAATGGTTAGTCGCCCTGGAGTATCAGTAGAAGATGATGGCTGGGTGCTAGATATAGTCTGGAACGGAGCACGCAAGGCTTCTGATTTAGTCATCCTGGACGCTAGTGATCTATCCGAGGTGGCTTTGTTTGAACTGCCCTTGGCGATACCCCACGGCCTGCACGGCAGTTGGGCTGAGTTCCCTTGA
- the cobS gene encoding adenosylcobinamide-GDP ribazoletransferase translates to MKSDAGSDRSEVFPWLADLAGAWIFYSVLPPWPWPQPSFKRIARFASWIGLLIGAFQAMLWWGMTVLGWGTLALAPLVMAAGICLGGGLHHDGLMDTADGLAAGFSRRLEAMQDSRVGASGVLALAVALLLELAALVQLSDQAPVALCLAGFWGRVSPLWAIARFNYLRPDGTASFHRRHYQNWWDALPAGLGLLVLALFIPLFPLLVGAPVSLVVADCLGRHLGGYTGDSYGAAVVITEVFTLLLLAGLAAAS, encoded by the coding sequence TTGAAGTCAGATGCAGGCTCTGATCGCTCGGAAGTTTTTCCTTGGCTCGCTGATCTGGCCGGGGCATGGATTTTCTATTCAGTTTTGCCGCCTTGGCCCTGGCCACAACCTAGTTTCAAACGTATTGCTCGTTTTGCATCTTGGATCGGGCTGTTGATTGGCGCGTTCCAGGCAATGCTCTGGTGGGGAATGACAGTTCTTGGCTGGGGGACTTTGGCTTTAGCTCCCTTGGTGATGGCTGCTGGAATTTGTCTTGGTGGCGGCTTACATCACGATGGATTGATGGATACTGCGGATGGCTTGGCTGCTGGTTTTTCAAGACGCCTGGAAGCAATGCAAGACAGCCGTGTCGGTGCCAGCGGCGTGCTCGCCTTAGCAGTAGCCCTATTGCTTGAGCTTGCTGCATTGGTGCAACTTAGTGATCAGGCTCCTGTAGCGCTTTGTCTGGCAGGGTTTTGGGGTCGTGTCTCCCCTTTGTGGGCAATAGCCCGCTTTAACTATTTACGACCAGACGGCACAGCAAGCTTCCATCGGCGTCATTACCAGAATTGGTGGGATGCCTTGCCGGCCGGCTTAGGACTGCTAGTTTTAGCCCTATTTATTCCGCTCTTTCCCCTCCTCGTAGGTGCACCTGTGTCGTTAGTCGTTGCTGATTGTCTGGGGCGACATCTAGGAGGATACACTGGAGATAGCTATGGAGCTGCTGTAGTGATCACAGAGGTGTTCACTCTATTGCTGCTGGCAGGGTTGGCTGCAGCCAGCTGA
- a CDS encoding hemolysin family protein: MRLLLLAVLLFLPAFFAAAEVSLLQLRPSRVEVLIEEGRVGACAIQRLQRRLRRALMVSQLGATLALVSLGWTGRGLGEHLWTAESFGLLWCDAALFIGIVLVATFFGGLLPKAWVLNRPETAALRLTPLLEVLMQCLAPLLNVLEAFAGLLMRLLGLAPQWDVLVPALSAGELETLVESGRVTGLYPDERNILEGVFALRDTQVREVMVPRSGMVTLPATVCFAELMEVVHHTQHARFPVIGQSLDDVRGVLDLRQMAEPIAHGQLEAGSPLEPYLQPAVRVLETCTLAELLPIIRSGQPLLLVVDEHGGTEGLVTAADLTGEIVGDDVQNETHEPELQTEDGRPGSWLVAGEFEIVELNRQLNLNLPEADDHHTLAGFLLERLQHIPAPGEALRFQGLQFEIIIMAGPRIDQVRLVLPNSNEVASEGQ; encoded by the coding sequence ATGCGGCTCCTCTTGCTGGCTGTCTTGTTGTTTTTACCGGCATTTTTCGCCGCTGCGGAAGTGTCGCTTTTACAACTGCGGCCTAGTCGGGTTGAGGTACTGATTGAAGAAGGACGTGTTGGAGCATGTGCAATTCAACGTCTACAGCGCAGGCTAAGGCGAGCCCTAATGGTTTCTCAGCTCGGGGCAACTCTGGCTTTGGTGTCCTTAGGCTGGACTGGCCGGGGCTTGGGAGAGCACCTTTGGACTGCTGAGTCTTTCGGTTTGCTCTGGTGTGATGCCGCGTTGTTTATAGGAATTGTTTTGGTAGCCACATTTTTTGGGGGTTTGCTTCCTAAAGCTTGGGTATTGAATCGACCGGAAACAGCGGCCCTGCGCTTGACGCCGTTGTTAGAGGTGTTGATGCAGTGTCTTGCGCCGCTTCTCAATGTGCTTGAGGCATTCGCCGGTTTGTTAATGCGCCTTTTAGGGCTAGCTCCTCAATGGGATGTACTAGTGCCAGCATTGTCCGCAGGTGAATTAGAAACCTTGGTCGAGTCTGGCCGAGTAACGGGGCTGTACCCAGATGAGCGCAACATCCTTGAAGGAGTTTTTGCTCTACGTGACACTCAAGTGAGAGAGGTGATGGTGCCGCGCTCCGGAATGGTCACGCTGCCAGCAACCGTTTGTTTCGCTGAGTTAATGGAAGTGGTGCATCACACTCAGCATGCTCGTTTTCCGGTGATTGGTCAGTCCTTGGACGATGTGCGTGGGGTGCTAGATCTGAGACAGATGGCCGAACCGATCGCTCATGGACAGCTGGAAGCTGGTTCTCCATTAGAGCCTTACCTTCAGCCTGCCGTGCGCGTATTAGAAACCTGCACGCTAGCCGAACTTCTTCCCATAATCCGTAGCGGTCAGCCGTTGCTGTTGGTGGTGGATGAGCACGGCGGGACGGAAGGGCTCGTGACCGCCGCTGATCTCACAGGGGAGATAGTTGGTGATGATGTGCAAAATGAGACCCATGAACCAGAGTTACAAACTGAAGACGGCCGCCCAGGGTCATGGTTAGTAGCTGGTGAGTTCGAAATCGTTGAGCTGAACCGCCAGCTCAACCTCAATCTGCCAGAAGCGGACGATCACCACACTTTAGCGGGCTTTCTCTTGGAACGTCTTCAGCACATCCCTGCTCCCGGAGAAGCCCTACGTTTTCAGGGCCTACAGTTCGAAATCATCATCATGGCCGGTCCACGTATTGATCAAGTCCGGTTAGTTCTACCGAATTCGAACGAGGTTGCTTCTGAAGGCCAGTAA
- a CDS encoding TM0106 family RecB-like putative nuclease: protein MGATPFADNVLTDRLLRSWLRCRRKAWLDCHGDADERHWTAHRNLLLDNQQRCFIALLTDKPGHGEAACAAGQEGVVGLRLKGPGPSGERLEAHPPLLIRVNGQSRWGAFAYQPVLARQGRRMTREHQLSLALMGHLLEQYQQGPVPELLVIGGGGRPLEQDRIKLTSGLRKQLYKALRKLRIDLARPQPPPLAADRRKCTLCGWKESCNRIAVTNGHLSEVSGIGSKRQDILQKLGINALKDLALADPDWLTTQMERHGEHQGKVARTLVAQAIVQCDGRAERLGLSPALPELDSAPGVLLYDIESDPDVGHDFLHGFLRLPRQSDDQWDLAVASYCPLLVLAEHGEHSSWSRLQRLLNRYEGWPILHYGETETISLRRMAHSQGASDTQLGRLERRLIDVHARIRSHWRLPLSSYGLKSVAAWRGFSWKQTRVDGARSLLWWRQWLGEGPERRGSLHNLGWIFAYNRDDCLATWTVAAWLLEQDRLLHRHQQPAGRDSKAGRELS from the coding sequence ATGGGTGCTACTCCGTTTGCCGACAATGTTCTGACAGATCGGCTGCTGCGCAGTTGGTTGCGTTGCCGCCGTAAGGCTTGGCTTGACTGTCATGGCGATGCAGATGAACGGCACTGGACAGCTCATCGCAACCTTTTACTTGATAATCAGCAGCGGTGTTTCATCGCGTTGTTGACCGATAAGCCAGGCCATGGTGAAGCAGCTTGTGCCGCTGGTCAAGAGGGGGTAGTTGGTTTGCGATTGAAAGGGCCTGGGCCCTCTGGGGAGCGCCTAGAGGCTCATCCCCCTTTGCTAATCCGGGTGAATGGGCAGAGCCGTTGGGGTGCTTTTGCATATCAGCCTGTACTTGCGCGTCAGGGAAGACGGATGACTCGGGAGCACCAGTTGTCATTGGCCTTAATGGGACATCTATTAGAGCAGTACCAGCAGGGGCCTGTACCGGAGTTATTGGTGATTGGTGGGGGAGGACGGCCTTTGGAGCAGGATCGAATCAAGTTGACCAGTGGTCTCCGGAAGCAACTATACAAGGCACTGAGAAAACTCCGTATCGATTTAGCTCGACCTCAGCCACCCCCTCTAGCAGCGGATCGCCGTAAGTGCACGCTCTGCGGTTGGAAAGAAAGCTGCAACCGCATTGCTGTGACTAACGGACATCTAAGCGAGGTAAGTGGTATTGGTTCGAAACGTCAAGACATATTGCAGAAGCTGGGGATTAATGCTCTCAAAGACCTCGCTTTGGCCGATCCAGATTGGTTGACTACTCAAATGGAACGCCACGGAGAGCACCAAGGAAAGGTGGCCCGAACTTTGGTAGCCCAGGCGATAGTTCAGTGTGATGGCCGTGCGGAACGTCTTGGACTCTCCCCTGCTCTCCCTGAACTTGACAGTGCTCCAGGCGTTCTGCTCTACGACATCGAGTCGGACCCAGACGTAGGTCATGATTTTCTACATGGCTTTCTGCGTCTACCGCGTCAAAGTGATGATCAGTGGGATCTTGCAGTGGCTTCCTACTGTCCACTATTGGTACTAGCTGAGCACGGAGAGCACAGCAGTTGGTCACGTCTGCAGCGGCTACTCAATCGATATGAAGGATGGCCGATTCTTCATTACGGCGAAACCGAAACTATTTCATTGAGACGAATGGCGCATAGTCAGGGTGCCTCCGACACACAGTTGGGTCGATTAGAACGGCGATTAATTGATGTACATGCAAGGATTCGCAGTCACTGGCGTTTACCCCTAAGCAGTTACGGACTGAAGTCTGTGGCAGCATGGCGAGGATTTAGTTGGAAACAAACCCGCGTTGACGGAGCCAGATCGTTACTTTGGTGGCGTCAATGGTTAGGAGAAGGTCCTGAACGACGAGGAAGCCTTCATAACCTAGGCTGGATTTTCGCTTATAACCGCGATGATTGTCTGGCTACTTGGACGGTGGCAGCATGGCTACTGGAACAAGATAGGCTGTTGCACCGGCATCAGCAGCCTGCTGGCAGAGATTCAAAGGCTGGCAGGGAGTTGAGCTGA
- a CDS encoding photosystem II reaction center protein K, whose amino-acid sequence MIIFTPDLMAQLPEAYQAFSPLIDILPLIPVFFLLLAFVWQASVGFR is encoded by the coding sequence ATGATCATCTTTACCCCCGACTTGATGGCCCAGCTGCCTGAGGCCTATCAAGCTTTCTCTCCGCTTATTGACATTCTTCCACTGATTCCAGTGTTTTTCCTACTTCTCGCCTTTGTGTGGCAGGCATCTGTAGGTTTCCGCTAA
- a CDS encoding tRNA-modifying protein YgfZ → MSKNLHWDAVFPLLRLEGESACSFLQGQTSANIANALDGALVQSCWLTTTGHLRALLEVRLDRNGADVLVLAGDSSALEQGFSQVIFPTDRVRLRPMSKQRRIQQLLTKSAALWLKPQSSLPRDWTSQPANSQQLEYWRIDQGLAIGPGELKANANPFELGLSDRVDLNKGCYLGQEVVAKLARLGKVKQQLRGWSSGTQLAVRDTMSYNGELAATITSVLNTPHGSIGLALVRRRHLDAEVLDGPSGQPVQLNSLPAFESLPAGC, encoded by the coding sequence ATGAGTAAAAACCTTCACTGGGATGCTGTATTTCCATTGCTGAGACTAGAAGGCGAGAGTGCCTGCAGCTTTCTCCAAGGGCAAACCAGCGCTAATATCGCCAACGCACTAGACGGAGCATTGGTTCAGAGTTGTTGGCTAACCACTACAGGGCACTTAAGGGCTTTGCTAGAAGTTCGTCTTGATCGCAACGGTGCTGATGTCCTCGTTCTGGCTGGAGACTCGTCTGCGTTAGAGCAGGGATTCAGCCAGGTGATTTTTCCCACAGATCGCGTGCGTTTACGTCCTATGAGCAAGCAACGGCGTATTCAGCAACTCCTTACTAAAAGTGCAGCATTGTGGCTCAAACCTCAATCCTCATTGCCTCGAGATTGGACTAGCCAACCTGCGAATTCTCAACAATTAGAATACTGGCGTATTGACCAAGGGCTGGCGATTGGCCCTGGAGAGCTGAAGGCCAATGCCAATCCATTTGAGTTAGGTCTCTCCGATCGGGTGGATCTTAATAAAGGGTGTTACCTCGGCCAGGAGGTCGTAGCGAAGCTTGCAAGACTCGGCAAAGTTAAACAGCAGCTCAGGGGGTGGAGTAGCGGCACCCAACTAGCTGTTCGCGACACCATGAGCTACAACGGTGAGCTAGCAGCAACGATTACCAGTGTTTTGAACACACCACACGGTTCGATCGGCCTCGCTCTAGTGCGACGTCGACATCTCGACGCAGAAGTGCTAGACGGACCGAGTGGCCAACCTGTTCAGCTCAACTCCCTGCCAGCCTTTGAATCTCTGCCAGCAGGCTGCTGA
- the tgt gene encoding tRNA guanosine(34) transglycosylase Tgt has translation MFDFEISAHCSNTQARCGCFHTPHGPVQTPQFMPVGTLATVKGISTEQLIHAGTQMVLSNTYHLHLQPGENIVASAGGLHRFMGWHGPMLTDSGGFQVFSLGNLNTVDERGVIFQSPRDGRTIHMTPEQATTIQMTLGADVVMAFDQCPPYSATENDVIDACRRTHAWLERCVNAHTRNDQALFGIVQGGCFPHLRRDSAHAVAAFNLPGIAIGGVSVGEPVNDIHRIIRDINPLLPIDRPRYLMGVGTPCEMAIAVANGTDMFDCVLPTRLGRHGTALVGGERWNLRNARFRNDHTPLDSSCSCPACTNHSRAYLHHLIRSEELLGLTLVSLHNITHLLRFTSAMAQAIQDGSFSEDFAPWQRNSPAHHTW, from the coding sequence ATGTTCGACTTCGAAATCAGTGCGCATTGTTCAAACACCCAGGCCCGCTGTGGCTGTTTTCACACACCGCACGGACCAGTACAAACACCCCAATTTATGCCTGTGGGGACTTTGGCCACAGTGAAAGGGATTAGTACAGAGCAATTGATACATGCTGGCACACAGATGGTGTTGTCTAACACGTATCACCTACATCTTCAGCCGGGTGAGAATATTGTAGCTTCCGCAGGTGGGCTCCACCGTTTTATGGGCTGGCACGGGCCGATGCTTACCGATTCGGGTGGATTCCAAGTATTTAGTCTCGGGAATCTCAACACTGTTGATGAACGCGGGGTGATCTTCCAGAGCCCACGTGACGGTCGCACTATCCACATGACTCCGGAGCAGGCCACCACCATTCAGATGACTCTGGGGGCTGATGTGGTAATGGCCTTTGACCAGTGTCCGCCTTACTCAGCCACCGAAAATGATGTGATTGATGCCTGTCGACGCACCCATGCTTGGCTTGAGCGTTGCGTCAATGCTCATACCCGAAACGACCAAGCCCTGTTCGGCATCGTTCAAGGGGGTTGTTTCCCGCATCTACGTCGAGATAGCGCCCACGCTGTGGCAGCATTCAACCTTCCGGGCATCGCTATCGGTGGCGTAAGCGTTGGCGAACCGGTCAACGACATACATAGAATCATTCGCGACATCAACCCACTCCTGCCAATAGATCGTCCCCGTTACCTAATGGGGGTCGGGACACCATGCGAGATGGCCATTGCCGTTGCAAATGGCACCGACATGTTCGATTGTGTCCTTCCCACGAGACTGGGCCGACACGGCACAGCACTCGTTGGTGGAGAGCGCTGGAACCTACGAAATGCACGCTTTCGTAATGATCACACCCCCCTTGATTCCAGCTGCTCCTGCCCGGCCTGCACAAACCATAGTCGAGCCTATCTCCATCATCTGATCCGCAGCGAGGAATTGCTAGGTCTCACGCTTGTGAGCTTGCATAACATCACACACCTATTGAGATTTACCAGTGCTATGGCGCAGGCCATTCAGGATGGTTCTTTTTCAGAGGATTTCGCTCCCTGGCAGCGGAACTCACCAGCCCACCACACGTGGTAA
- a CDS encoding phosphoglucomutase/phosphomannomutase family protein, with protein MASAPLPLGPTPIQFGTDGWRGVLGVDITLERLLPVAAAAAQELAYRSPEGFNSRTVVIGHDRRFLAPEMAEAIAAAVYGCELEPLLTDTPVPTPACSWAVVERQALGALVITASHNPPEWLGLKIKGPFGGSVEDDFTAAVERRLAAGGITVPIQAKVPRFQGRQEHLDGLRHKLGLASIVDGLKAMNLKVIVDPMHGSAAGCISELLGSKANGWVEEIRSERDPLFGGHPPEPLSPYLQEIITAVQASTAVGTPAVGLVFDGDGDRIAAIDETGRFCSTQLLIPLLIDHLARVRQFPGSIVKTVSGSDLMQSVAKAQGREVLELAVGFKYIAAEILTGDVLIGGEESGGVGFGMHLPERDALYAAILVLEALVEEGLPLGARLTALQEQHGGVSHYNRLDLRLADMDARQRLEHLLADTTPQEVAGQAVEEIIRTDGIKLRMGPNHWLMLRLSGTEPLLRLYCEGPSSGRVGAVLDWARQFAEATWLKDKRL; from the coding sequence ATGGCATCGGCTCCATTACCTCTCGGCCCTACTCCGATTCAATTCGGCACAGATGGTTGGCGCGGAGTATTAGGGGTAGACATCACGTTGGAACGTCTTCTCCCCGTGGCTGCCGCCGCTGCTCAAGAGTTGGCCTACCGCTCCCCTGAAGGTTTCAACAGCCGCACAGTGGTAATCGGCCATGACCGTCGCTTCCTGGCACCCGAAATGGCAGAAGCGATCGCTGCAGCTGTGTATGGATGCGAGCTTGAGCCTCTTCTCACAGACACTCCGGTGCCAACACCTGCTTGTAGTTGGGCAGTCGTTGAGCGTCAAGCTCTAGGTGCCCTCGTGATTACGGCAAGCCATAACCCTCCAGAATGGCTAGGACTCAAAATCAAAGGTCCTTTCGGAGGATCTGTGGAAGATGATTTTACAGCCGCAGTCGAACGGCGTCTAGCTGCCGGGGGAATTACGGTTCCTATCCAAGCAAAGGTTCCACGATTTCAAGGAAGGCAAGAGCACTTAGACGGACTCCGCCACAAGCTTGGCCTAGCCTCAATTGTGGACGGGCTCAAAGCGATGAACTTGAAGGTAATAGTTGATCCGATGCACGGCTCAGCCGCCGGCTGTATTTCAGAGCTACTGGGTTCTAAAGCAAACGGATGGGTCGAAGAGATACGTAGCGAACGCGACCCACTCTTTGGGGGTCATCCCCCCGAACCTTTGAGTCCGTACCTGCAGGAAATTATTACCGCTGTTCAAGCCTCCACAGCAGTGGGTACCCCTGCAGTGGGGCTGGTATTTGATGGTGACGGCGATCGGATCGCAGCCATCGATGAGACGGGCCGATTTTGCAGCACCCAGCTACTGATACCGTTACTTATTGATCACCTAGCTCGCGTCCGGCAGTTCCCTGGTTCCATAGTGAAAACCGTAAGCGGCTCAGATCTGATGCAGTCGGTTGCTAAAGCACAAGGACGTGAGGTTCTCGAGTTAGCAGTCGGATTCAAGTATATCGCGGCGGAAATATTAACCGGGGACGTCCTGATTGGTGGAGAGGAGTCAGGAGGAGTGGGGTTTGGCATGCATTTACCTGAACGGGATGCTCTTTATGCTGCTATACTAGTTCTAGAAGCTTTAGTTGAAGAAGGATTACCGCTCGGAGCACGACTAACGGCTCTTCAAGAACAACATGGTGGAGTCAGCCATTACAACCGGCTCGATCTGCGTCTCGCCGATATGGATGCTCGCCAGCGGCTGGAGCATCTACTAGCCGATACCACTCCGCAGGAGGTAGCCGGACAGGCTGTTGAAGAGATCATTCGAACTGATGGCATCAAGCTAAGAATGGGACCGAACCACTGGTTGATGTTACGCTTATCGGGCACTGAACCATTATTGCGCCTGTACTGCGAGGGACCTAGCTCTGGTCGAGTTGGGGCTGTTCTAGATTGGGCAAGACAATTTGCGGAAGCGACATGGTTAAAGGATAAGCGCTTGTAA
- a CDS encoding WecB/TagA/CpsF family glycosyltransferase, producing MVIQPATKACGGCHRYRVLGFPVDVCCDVQVAALDMHVSGGGRIVTLNAEMTMAARMDKDLGSAIINAELVIPDGAGVVWALSKQGVRVVKTAGIELAWSLLNYAASHGWTVALVGASPNVMASLKIMLFKRFPGLRLVFAVDGYQSAEAWPHLESKLRELRPDLVLVALGVPRQETWSHRVQKGQHGLWMGVGGSFDVWAGTKKRAPKWMCRMQIEWLYRLIQEPNRWKRMLSLPAFVWQVIKGELND from the coding sequence ATGGTAATACAGCCAGCCACCAAAGCCTGTGGTGGCTGTCACCGCTACCGCGTGCTTGGTTTTCCCGTAGATGTCTGTTGTGATGTACAAGTTGCCGCTTTAGACATGCATGTAAGCGGTGGCGGACGCATCGTCACCCTGAACGCTGAAATGACGATGGCAGCGCGGATGGATAAGGATCTCGGTAGTGCAATCATTAATGCTGAGCTCGTGATCCCCGATGGCGCCGGCGTCGTTTGGGCTCTCTCTAAGCAAGGGGTGCGGGTAGTGAAGACGGCAGGAATCGAGTTGGCCTGGAGCTTGCTCAACTACGCGGCTTCCCACGGTTGGACCGTTGCTCTTGTGGGCGCATCTCCAAATGTGATGGCCTCGCTCAAAATCATGCTATTTAAAAGATTCCCTGGCCTAAGATTAGTCTTCGCCGTTGATGGTTACCAGTCAGCCGAAGCTTGGCCTCACCTTGAGTCAAAACTCAGAGAACTTCGACCTGATTTGGTGTTGGTTGCGTTGGGTGTGCCTCGTCAAGAAACCTGGTCACATCGAGTACAGAAGGGTCAGCATGGTTTGTGGATGGGTGTTGGTGGCAGTTTCGATGTCTGGGCAGGCACCAAAAAAAGAGCGCCGAAGTGGATGTGTCGGATGCAAATTGAATGGCTCTATCGACTGATACAAGAGCCCAACCGTTGGAAACGCATGTTGTCCCTGCCAGCTTTTGTTTGGCAGGTCATTAAGGGTGAGCTGAATGATTAG